Part of the Nicotiana sylvestris chromosome 2, ASM39365v2, whole genome shotgun sequence genome, ACAATTATCCCCCACCAAACATTTTAAATTGTGGCATGTGACCATGACACACAAATTAAAAAGCATAAGGTAGAGGGAACTTCCCTGAATCACTAGTCGATGTCTGAATGAAAGTCGGGCTCCATTCTTCTCGCTCGAACTAATGCACACATCCACGCCTATAGCTTCTTCTCAGCCATCTTGGTTACACTCCACACTTATGATTCTCAATCGGTGGAGACTTCTCTTGATGCACACATCCACGCATATAGCTTCTTCTCAGCCATCTTGGGTTACACTCCACACTTATCTTTCTCAATTAGTGGAGACTTCTCTTTTGAAGTCTTCACTGTCCACCCAACACTTGTAGTTGGCTTCTTCCTCTTCACCCCAGTTTCTATATTCTTCTCAAAGGCTACGGTATCATCACCTACTCTAAGCATGAGTTTTCTATCATGTATATTTAATATAGCTCTGCCCGTTGCTAAGAATGGTCATCCTAAGATAAGGGGGCCTCCTTGATCTCTTCCATATTCACCACTATGAAATCTACAAGAAATACAAATTTCTCTACTCGCACTAAGACATCTTCAACTATCCCCTTGGGTATTATAGTCGTTTGGTCTGCCAGCTGCAAAGATATTGGTGCAGACCTTAACTCTCCAATCTCATTCTCCAGCTTCCTGTAAATAGAAAAAGGAATTGGATTAATTGAGGTACCATAATCACAAAAACATTTATCAAAGTTAAGAGTGCCTAAAGAGAAAGGTATAGTAAAACTCTCTGGATCGCCACACTTTTGTGGGAGTTTATTTTGCAAGATTGCACTGCAATGCTGTGTGAGCTTCACTACCGATGTCTCTTCTATCATTCTCTTCTTTGTAAGGATCTCCTTCAAGAAC contains:
- the LOC138886102 gene encoding uncharacterized protein; the protein is MPRQVNVNLPFNKVLSQMLAYAKFLKEILTKKRMIEETSVVKLTQHCSAILQNKLPQKCGDPESFTIPFSLGTLNFDKCFCDYGTSINPIPFSIYRKLENEIGELRSAPISLQLADQTTIIPKGIVEDVLVRVEKFVFLVDFIVVNMEEIKEAPLS